Within Candidatus Kaelpia aquatica, the genomic segment AAAATAAATTTAGAACATTTGCAACGATACTATTAGTAGCAATTTCTCTTTATTTCTTTTTAACTAGCATAGGTTTAATGGGTAAAGCATTCAAGGGTTTCGGGGGAGAATTTGCTGAAATATTGCTGAGAACTACTTCAAATCCTTTTGTTGCTCTATTTGTGGGAATTCTTGCTACAAGTCTAGTTCAGAGTTCCTCGACCACTACTTCTATTGTTGTAGGTATGGTTGCTTCAGGGATGATAACCGTTGGTAACGCTATTCCTATAGTAATGGGGGCTAATATAGGGACAACTGTGACAAATACATTAGTTGCATTGGGTCATATTACACGTAGGGAAGAATTCAAACGGGCTATTAGCGGAGCGACTGTTCATGATTTTTTTAATTTGATATGTGTAGCTATATTATTTCCATTGGAACTAGGAACTGGTTTCTTACAAAAATCTGCTACATTCTTATCTATGTCATTTGTTAATGCTGGCGGTATTAAGTTTACAAGCCCGATAAAGATGGCAATAGATCCAACCATTGATTTTACAAAGTATGTATTTACTAAATTTTTGAATTTACCTCACCATCTAGCTTATTCTTTGATTTTAATAGTATCGATAATTATGCTTTTCCTTTCTTTGTTTTCTATCGTAAGGTTAATGAAATCATTGGTTATAAATAGAACTGAATCTGTATTGGATAAAGTAATAGGAAAAAACGGATTTATAGGTATATTTGCAGGATTATTATTTACTATTGTTGTACAAAGTAGCTCAATAACAACTTCTCTTCTAATCCCTTTAATAGGTGCAGGTATTATTACCGTTGAAACTATATTTCCTATAACTATGGGAGCAAACATCGGTACTACCACTACTGCAATTTTAGCCTCATTTGCAACAGGTAATCCCGCAGCAATAACAATAGCATTTGTACATTTCTTATTTAATATAACAGGTGTGCTATTTATTTATCCTATAAAAATAATGCGAAGTATACCTATAAATTTAGCAAAGAATTTTGGTAATTTAGCGTTTAAGAAAAGAAGATATGCTTTGATTTATGTTTTCAGCATATTCTTTTTGATTCCAGGGCTACTAATTGTTATTTCAAAATTAATAAAATAGGAGGTAATTATGTTTGAGACTTTAATAAAAATATGGAAGAAAAAAAATCTTCTACCACAGGTGTTTGACGAATTTCAGGAGATACTTGTTAACGCACATGAAATGTTTGACTCTGTGTGTAAAAAACTAATTGATAATGAAGAAGTACCCTCTTTGAGGAAGAAGATTTACGAGATTGATGAAAATATTAATAGATTGCAGAAAGATATAAGAACAAAAGTCGTAGAACATCTAATATTTCAACCAGCAGTGGATGTGTCCGTATGCCTTCTTTTGATGAGTGTTGTAAAAGATGCAGAAAGACTGGGAGATTATTGTAAAAATCTGCTGGAAGTGGTTTACATTCTGGGAAAACCTATAGATAAGAAGAAATATTTGTATTTCTTTGACGTTATGGATAAAAAAATATCTGAATTGTTTAAAAAGACAAAAGAAGCTTTCATTGAATCAGATGAAAAAAAATCAATTACTGCATGGGATTATGAGACAAAGATAGTAAAACGTTGCGATGAGATAGTTGAGGAACTTGCAAAAAGCAGCTTATCTATTAATGAGGGTGTATGTCTTACTTTGATTGCGAGATATTTTAAACGGTTGACAGCCCATTTAACTAATATTGCTACTTCAGTAGTTCTACCTATAAGCGAATTAGATCATTATGATGAAGGGAGGAGAAAAGAAAGTGTTACAGATTGAGAAAAAAATAATTACCGTTCTTATTGTAGTGATAGGACTATTTACCACAATATGCTTTGCTTTTGATAATAATGATTTTCAATATTGGAATACAGAAAGCATTTCTTGGAAGATTAGCGATGACTGGAAAGCACAGCTTGAAACAGAATTTCGCTACGGAGATAATGCAAGTGATTTTTACTATCAACATTCAGATATAGGTCTTACTTATTCGGGGGCAGCTAAATGGCTGGATTTTGGCTTTAATTATAGGCAAATATTCGAAGAAAAGAATAGTATTTGGCAATATGAGAATGTACCCCATTTTAATGCAACTTTAAAATGGGAACTGTTAGATTATCTATTTAGCAATAGAATGAGGTTTGAATATAAAAACAAAGAGGGATCAGATAATTATTGGAGATATAGGAATAAAATTACAGTAAAAATACCAATAAAACTAACAAATCTTGAAATTCAACCCTATATAGCAGATGAGATATTTTATGACTTTGACGAAGAAATCTTTAATAAAAATAGGCTCTATGCTGGGTTTAATTTTAGATTATTCAAACATTTAAAAGTAGAGACTTTTTACCTCTGGCAAAATAGCAAAAATAGTAGTGGCTGGAGCGATATTTGTGCTTTAGGAGCAAAGTTAAAATTATTTTTTTGATATATAGTTATGACTTCCCCCCCCCATTAGTTGTGCCAGTCCTCAAGAGAGAGCTAAGAGAAATTTCCCTGAAGAAAAGATCTATTCTATTTTTGGCGGATTTCATTTAAAAGATAAGAGTAAGGATGAGATAGGGGCTATAGCTGAGAGATTTAGGGAGCTAGGGGTAGAGAGAGTTGGACCTACTCATTGTAGCGGTAAAGAAGCAGAAGATATTTTTAAGAAGCAATATGGTAGCAAGTTCATCGAAGTAAAGACAGGGGCTTCTTTTGAGGTTTAAAAAATATTGTTTATTTATTATTATGATTGGATTTGATGAATAAAATATAAATTAAAATGGATAGTTATCATTTCTGTGGTACACTTAATATAGGTGCGTAGTCGCACTAAAATAAGATGCAATGTGGCGTTCGAGAGAGCGCCTTTTTTGTTTTTGGACAAGGGCGTTATATGTTATTGTTAGCAACAGACGAACGTTTTTTTATTAGAGGCGACGAGTAGATGGATTTTAGAATATTATTAGAAAAGATAACCCCTAGGCTTAAATATATTGCGCGTATGAATACGCTCTATGGTTTTTATAGCCAAGACGACCTTTTTCAAGAGATGTGCATTTATCTCTGGCAACAATATAGATATGGATTACCTATAGGGATAAACGAATCTTATGTAGTTAAAGGTTGTGAGTTTCATTTAAAGAATTTTCTTCGTAAGGGAAGACCTAAGATAGTGCTCTCCAGTCTTGATGAATCAATATGTTCGGGGGGCATAACATTGGTCGATATTCTTGAAGATGATAAGGCGGATTCTAAATCAAGAATAGAGGCTAGATTAACTATAGATGATATTAAAGATTTAGGCTTAACAGATAAGGAAAATTCAGTGTTGTCTTTGCTTTTAAAAGGCCATACCATGCGTGAAATTGCAGTTAAACTAGACGTATCTCATGTTATGGTATTGAAATATAAGAATAATATAAGAAAGAAATGGAAAAAGAAGGGTTACCAAAAGTGATTAATATTAACTTAAGTATGTAGAAGCTTAAAACACAAAGTCGTGTAAACTCAAAGGCGTTTCTTAGATAAGAACGTCTTTTTTGTTTTTAAGAAAGAAAAAACTGAAAAAGGAGACTAACGTGCTAAAGAGGAAAGCGGTTTATAGTTTGTCTACGCTCATTATCTTGTTTAGTATACTTTCTGCTGTACAAGCAGAAGCTTTGGAAGATATTGAAATCTCGATAGACATAGCGGTCTATTCTAAATATATCTGGCGTGGTTTTAAACTCGATGACGACCCTGTTTTACAATCCGGAGTGTATGTCAGTAGCCATGGTTTTGATTTCAGTGTCTGGGGTACCGCTGACCTAGAGAATGATGATTCTTTAAACTCAGATGAGATGGATTATTCATTAAGTTACACCTATGACTTGAGGAATAAATTGAATCTTCCTATGTCTATATCAGGAGGGTATACATATTATGATTTTCCACCAGTTGATACCAATAGTCAGGAGTTCTTCGTAGGTTTTGCATTAGATGGTGTCCTATCTCCTGCTTTAACTTGGTATCACGATTTTGAAGATGAAAGCCAGGGTGGCGGTAAGGGCGATTATATAATTGCTGAAATTAGTCATTCTATCAAAATAGAAAGTTCTCCTGTAACAGTCAATCTATCAGGTCATGTAGGCTATAATAATGAGTTGTTTATCAATGGAGATGGTGGTGATATAGGTTGTGAAGTAGGATTGACGTTCAACTTGTCAGATAATTGTTCTCTCTCTCCAAGTGTAAGTTATTCTATTCCTTTTGGTGATCTAAGCGATTCTAGCGATGGTAATCAAGATAATGAATTTTATGGTGGCGTTGCTTTAAGTTTTAATCTTTAAATTTAAGGAGGTGTATTATGGATGTTAGTTATGCAACAACAGTAGGCATTGATACACTCTGGGTTTTAATAGCTGCATTTTTGGTTTTTTTCATGCAAGCGGGATTTGGTATGGTTGAAGCAGGCTTTATTCGTTCTAAAAATACCTGTAACATACTTACGAAGAATTTTTTAGATTTTTGTATGGCATCTTTAGGATTCTTTATGTTTGGGTATGCGATTATGTTTGGGACAGGAAACGGATTTATGGGTTTTACGGGTTTTTTCCTTAAAGGTGCTGAATCAGGAGCTGACATACCAATATATGCTTTCTGGCTTTTCCAAGCCGCATTTTGTGGTGCAGCAGCAACTATTGTTGCAGGAGGCATGGCTGAGAGAATGAAATTTAAGGCCTATCTTATATATTCATTTATTATATCAGCTTTGATCTATCCTACGGTAGGTCATTGGATTTGGGGTGGAGGCTGGCTTGCAAAGATTGGTTTTGCAGATTTTGCAGGTTCAACAGTCGTCCATGCTGTAGGTGGCTTTGCTGCTTTAATAGGAACAATTATACTTAAGCCCAGAATAGGTAAATATAATGTAGATGGTTCAGCCAATGTAATAGCGGGACATAATATACCACTTGCTTCTTTAGGGGTATTTATTCTATGGTTTGGTTGGTTTGGTTTTAATCCTGGTTCGACTTTATCTGTGGGAGATGGCTCTCTCATAAGTAGAGTTGCAATTAATACAAATCTTGCAGCAGCAGCGGGTGGTATTATGGCTATGATTGTGGTCTGGAAGCTATTCGGCAAACCAGATCTATCTATGGCTATGAATGGTGCACTCGCAGGATTGGTGGCTGTCACAGCTCCTTGTGCATTTATTGAGCCTTGGGCGGCTATAACCATAGGAACGGTAGCAGGATTTATTGTAATTGTTGGAGTTTTATTCTTAGATAGAATCAGAGTGGATGATCCAGTTGGAGCTGTTGCAGTCCATGGCTTTAACGGTATTTGGGGAACTCTGTCTGTAGGGCTGTTTGGACAGAAAGTATTAGGGCTAATCAACGATGGATTATTTTATGGTGGTGGATTTAAACAGCTTGGAATACAAGCATTAGGATGTTTGACTGTAGTGCTGTTTATTATAGCTACTATGGGAGTTGTGTTTAAATTAATAGATTTCTTTATAGGGCTTAGAGTTTCAAAAGAAGAGGAGCTAAAAGGTTTAGATATCACTGAACATGGCATGGAATCTTATGCTGGGTTCCAAATATTTACTACTGAATAATAAGGAGGTATAGAGATGAGATTAATAATAGCTATGATACAGCCTCATAAATTGCCTGATGTTAAAAAAGCCTTATATGATGCAGATGTTCACAAGATGACAGTTACTAATGCCCTAGGTTGCGGTCAACAGAGAGGTTATACCGAAACCTATAGAGGTGTTATGCAAGAGGTCAATCTGCTTAAGAAGGTTAGACTCGAGATTGCTGTAAACAAAGATTTTGTTGAGCCTACTGTTAAGGCAATTGTAAAAGGAGCTAACACAGGTAGCATAGGAGATGGAAAGATATTTGTTTTAGATCTTCCAGAGTGTATCAGGATTAGAACTGGTGAATCTGGAAATAATGCAATAGGTTAAAAAATAGGTTACCAAAATAGTTGTTTTTTTACTTCTGTATATAGAAGTGCTAAAATTATAGGCAAGTGTGCACAAAGAGAGTGCATAGATAAACTGAGGACAAAGAGGTCTTAAGCTGGATAGCTTGAGATTTTTTTATTTTAAGGTGAAAATTAAGGAGGTAAAGATGGAGAAGAGAACAAAAGCAGATATCTTGAAATTGACGAAAGAGAATGATGTAAAATTCATAAGACTTTGGTTCACAGACATGTTGGGGCAGGTTAAGAGTTTCGCTATTACTGACAAAGAGTTTGAGAATGCACTTGAAAATGGTATGGGTTTTGACGGTTCTTCCATCACTGGTTATCAGGATATAGAAGAATCAGATATGATTGCTATGCCGGATCCGGATACATTCGCTATTCTTCCTTGGCGTCCAGGCGAAAAGGCTGTTGCTAGAATGATATGTAATGTCTTGAATCCAGATAAGACACCCTATGAAGGCGATCCACGCTATGTGCTAAAAAAAGCTATTAAGAGAGCAAGCGATATGGGTTTTGACCATTTCTATCTTGGCCCTGAGCTCGAGTTCTTCTATTTTAAAAATGATGAATCTACAGATACTCTTGATAAAGGAGGATACTTTGACCTTACGACACTTGATGTTGCAAGTGATTTAAGAAGAGAGACTGTTCTTACACTTGAAAAGATGGGTATAGATGTAGAATATTCCCACCATGAAGTGGCGCCATCGCAGCATGAAGTTGATATGCGCTATAAAGACGCTCTAGAGATGGCAGATAACGTTATAACTTATAGGATTGTTGTTAAAGAGATTGCAAGTAAGTTTGGCGTCTATGCTACATTTATGCCTAAACCTATATTCGGAGAGAATGGATCAGGGATGCACGTACATCAATCTCTGTTTAAAGGAACTAAGAATGCTTTCTTTGATTCAAAATCAGAAGATTTTCTATCAGATACTGCACGTCAATATATAGCAGGATTATTGAAACATTCTAAAGAGATATGCTCTATCTTCGCCCAAACTACAAACTCATATAAAAGGTTGGTTCCTGGGTATGAGGCTCCTGTCTATGTGGCTTGGAGCAGAAGGAATAGGAGTGCTCTTGTTAGGGTGCCCTTATATCATCCAGGTCAAGAGAAAGCTACGAGATGCGAGTTTAGAGCTTGTGATCCAGCTTGCAATCCTTATCTTACTTTTGCCGTTATGCTGCAGGCAGGTCTAGATGGAATAGAGAATGGTTATGAAATACCTAAAGCTATGGAAGAGAATCTGTACCACTTAAACGATGCAGAGAGAAAAGCCAAAGGCATAGATACGCTTCCAGATAGTTTGGGCCATGCTATATCTGTAACTGAAAATAGTAGTCTTGTTAAAAAGACATTGGGAGATCATATATTCTCTAGATTTATAGAGATAAAGAAAAAAGAGTGGAATGAATATAAAATTCAAGTTCCTCAGTATGAGCTTGATAAATATTTATCGGTTCTTTGATTTTTATATATAGCTCTATTGAAGTACGATCTTTGATAGGGCGGGAGTTGGTTGATTAGTATGAAATATAATGCATATTATAAGAGGATGGGTCTTTATTACAGCGTGATTGAAGCTACAGAGAAGCCTCTTATTGAAAATACACTTAAGACTACATATGGTAATCAGCTAAAGGCTGCAAAAATATTAGGTATAAATAGGAATACTTTAAGAAGCAAGATAAAGAAATTAGGCATCGAATTAAATAAATAAAAATTTAGTAATAACATTTTTTTTGTGGAGGAATGATTAATGTTTAGGCAGGTTCCGAAACAGCAAGGATTATATTATCCAGAATTTGAAAAAGATTCTTGCGGAGTGGGATTTGTCGCTAATATTGATGGATCTAGTTCAAATCATATTATAAAGCAGGGTATAGAAGTTTTACGTAGCCTATCACATCGCGGTGCTGTAGGTGCAGATCCCGATACTGGTGATGGCGCGGGTCTATTAATACAGATGCCTCACGATTTTCTTTATAAAGCTGCTGGTGATTTGGGGATAAAACTTCCAGATCGATCTGAATATGGTAGCGGTTTGGTGTTTTTACCGCGTGACAGTGGAGACAGAGAGCTTTGTAAGAAGATATTTCAGAAAGTTATCAAAGATGAAGGACAACATTTTTTAGGCTGGCGTAAAGTACCTGTAGATAGTTCTTGCATAGGTAGAAGCGCTAAAGATACAGAGCCGATTTTTGAGCAGATATTTATAGCCAGAGATAATGGTATAAAAAATCAGCTTGAATTTGAAAGAAAACTTTATGTAATCAGAAGAGAGGTAGAGAATGCTGTATTAAAGTCTTCATTGGAAGACAAAAACTCTTTCTATATTACTAATATTTCAAGCCGGACTCTTTCCTATAAAGGCTTGTTAACTCCTGAGCAGGTTGAAGATTTCTTCTTAGACCTTAAGGATAAAAGTTTAAAGAGTGCTTTATGCTTAGTCCATTCTCGCTACAGCACTAATACTTTTCCTAGTTGGAATTTAGCTCAGCCTTTCAGATTTCTTGCCCACAATGGTGAAATAAATACGCTACGTGGAAATATTAATTGGGTTAGTGCGAGAGAGCGGTTGCTTAACAGCCCTCTGTTTGGCTCAGACATGGAAAAGCTAAAACCTGTTATATCGAAAGGTGGTAGTGATTCCGCTGCGATAGATAATATCTTTGAGTTTTTGGTTTTATCAGGTAGGACTTTGGAGCATGCCATGATGATGCTTATACCGGAAGCTTGGGAATATGACAATCTTATGGACAGCAAACTTAAAGAGTTTTATAAATACCATGCTTGCCTTATGGAACCGTGGGATGGCCCAGCTGCTGTAGCCTTTACTGATGGTAAGAATATAGGAGCTGTTTTAGATAGGAATGGTTTGCGTCCTGCTAGGTATATTATAACCAAGAGTGGATTTGTGGTTATGGCTTCTGAAGTTGGCGTTTTAGATATAGATCCTTCTGAGATTGAAACCTCGGGTAGATTAGAACCAGGTAAAATATTTTTTATTAATACTGAGAAAGGTTCTATAGTGCATGACTCTGAGATCAAAAAGCAGTTAGCTTATCATAAGCCTTACGCTAAATGGAATAGAGATAATATGGTAGATATAGATGATATATCTACCATAGACGAGACTCCTAATATAAAGGATGTTTTAGTCAATCTTTCTGCTTTTGGCTACTCCAGAGAAGATTTAAAAATTATACTTAAGCCGATGATTGAAGATGGTAAGGAACCTGTTGGATCTATGGGTAACGATACTCCGTATGCTTTTTTATCAAAAGAACCGTTGCTACTTTATGATTATTTTAGGCAGTTATTTGCTCAGGTTACCAATCCGGCTATAGACCCCATAAGAGAGAAGATTGTTATGAGCATGGAAAGCTTCATAGGCCCTAGCAGTAATATCTTAGACGAGAGCGCTGAGCATAGTCATAAATTGAGGGTTAAAAATCCTATATTAAGCAACAATGAGCTTAGCAAGATAGCTAATATAAGCATCAATGGCTTTAAAGCGAAGAAGATATATTCATTTTTTGATTCCAATGGTTCTGTAGAAGGTTTTATTAATGCGTTGGATAGAATCTGTTTTGAAGCAGAGTATGCTATAGAAGCTGGTTATTCTTTTATAATTTTGAGTGATAGAGGTTCTGATAAAAATAATATTGCACTGCCAGCTCTTTTAGCAGTAAGTGCAGTACACCATCATCTTGTAAGGAAGACTATCCGTTCTCAGGTTGCCTTAATAGTAGAGAGCGCTGAGCCAAGAGAGGTACACCACTTTGCTTTACTTTTTGGTTATGGGGCAGATTGTGTAAATCCCTATCTAGCTTACGAAGCGATACAATATATGATAGATAGGGGCGAAGTTGATACAGAGGTTAAGGAAGCGCTATATAATTACAATAAAGTTTTAAGAGATGGTCTGTTAAAAATTCTTTCTAAGATGGGAATATCTACTTTAAGGAGTTATCGCGGGGCACAGATATTTGAGATATTAGGTTTAGATAATAAATTAGTAGAGAAGCATTTCTCTAATACCATTTCACGTATTGGAGGAGTTGGACTAAGGATTATAGCAGAAGAGACTATTAAGAGACATAAGAATGCCTATTTAAAGAGAGAGCCTAAAGGTGTGCATTTAAAGAGTGGGGGTATATACCAGTGGAAGAAAGACGGAGAGTCTCATCTCTGGAACCCAGAGAGCATTTTAAATCTACAGATTGCCGCACGGAATAATGATTATGAAAAATACAAAAAGTTTGCATCTATGATAAATAATCAAAATGATAATCCTACTACATTACGAAGTCTATTTAATTTTAACGATACAGAGCCTATATCTATTAATGAAGTTGAGCCAGCCAGTAGTATCATGAAGAGATTTGCTACTGGAGCTATGAGTTTTGGTTCTATAAGTAGGGCTGCACATGAGACTATAGCTATTGCAATGAATAGAATAGGTGGAAAATCAAATACCGGTGAAGGTGGAGAGGATCCAGGCAGATTTTTTGAACTTCCCAATGGGGATTCAAAGAGAAGTTCAATAAAACAGGTTGCTTCTGGTAGGTTCGGGGTAACATTGAATTATCTTGTTAATGCAGATGAGATACAGATAAAAATCTCTCAAGGTGCAAAACCTGGAGAAGGCGGGCAGTTGCCGGGGCATAAAGTAAGTGATATTATTGCAAGGACTCGATATACAACGCCAGGAGTTACTCTTATATCTCCGCCTCCGCATCATGATATATATTCTATAGAAGATCTTGCCCAATTAATATTTGATCTAAAAAATGCTAATCCTAAAGCTCGAATAAGCGTTAAGCTTGTTTCTGAAGTAGGCGTTGGAACGGTTGCTGCCGGTGTCGCAAAATGTCATGCAGATATGATTCTTATCTCAGGTGGAGATGGAGGTACAGGTGCAGCTCCAAGGAGTTCTATAAGATATGCAGGGTTGCCTTGGGAGCTAGGTCTATCTGAAACACACCAGACGCTTCTGTTGAATAATCTACGTTCTAGAGTACGCTTGCAGGCTGATGGTCAGATGCGTACTGGTCGAGATATAGCCATAGCTACTCTATTAGGAGCTGAAGAGTATTGTTTTTGCAGCGCTGTTTTAGTTGTAATGGGATGTATTATGTTGAGACACTGCCATTTAAATAACTGTTCTGTTGGCATAGCTACGCAAGATGAAATATTGCAGAAGAGATTTAAAGGTAAGCCTGATCATATAGTTAACTATTTAACATTTGTAACAGAAGAGCTCCGCGAGATTATGGCAAAATTAGGTATCAAGAGTATAGATGAGATGGTTGGACATACAGAGTTTATCTATCTAGATAAGAATATTGTCTCTGAAAAGTGTAGGAGTATAGATTATTCTCAAATTATCTATAAGCCAACAATGTTAAACAACAAAGCTAATAGTAGTTCTAAAAAAGTGGGGATAGATCTTGATAATGTTTTAGATAGAAAATTAATCAAAGAATCCATTGAATTTATAGGTAAAAATAAGACTATCAACATTCAGTGTCAGATTAAGAGTACCGATAGAGCTGTAGGTACAATGTTAAGCGGGGAGATATGTAGAAAGTACGGTGATAATGTATTATTAGAAGATTCTATTGTCTGTGATTTTCGAGGCGTAGCAGGCCAGAGCTTTGGTGCTTTCCTTATTAAAGGTATAACTTTCAAGCTTCAAGGGATGGCCAATGATTATATTGGTAAAGGCATGTCTGGAGGTAAGATCATTATTTATCCGGATAGAGAAACGACATATAGGGCTGAGGATAATATTATAGTAGGCAATACCTCTTTCTATGGAGCCATATCTGGAGAAGCATATATACGTGGTGTTGCAGGGGAGAGATTCTCCGTAAGGAATTCAGGCCTATATGCTGTCGTTGAAGGTGTTGGAGATCACGGTTGTGAATATATGACCGGAGGTAGAGTTATCGTGCTAGGTAAGACAGGAAGAAACTTTGCTGCTGGTATGTCGGGCGGCATAGCTTATGTGTATGATTTAGATGATAAGTTTAGATCTAGATGCAATATAGACATGGTTGAATTAGGTAAAATAAATAGAGAGGATATGGATACTATATACTTCTTGTTGAGTAATCATTTTAAATATACAGATAGTAGCAGGGCTAAATATATATTAGATAATATAAAGGAAGAGAGAGAAAAGTTTATAAAGGTTATGCCGCTAGAGTATAAAAGAGTGTTGAGCAATAGGAAGATAGATAGAGTTGATATTTTGGAGAGCTCAGATGGGTGATATCAGAGGGTTCTTAAAAAGGGGAAGAAAGGATTTAGGCTGCAGAAATGTATCTGAACGTGTAGAGGATTTTAACAATGTTTATCTACCGCCATCTAAAGATAGTTCCATGGAGCAAGCTTCACGCTGTATGGACTGTGCTACTCCTTTCTGCCATTGGGCTTGTCCATTAGGTAACTATATACCAGAATGGAATGACTATCTATTTAAAGGTAACTGGAGAGAGGCTTTAAAATTACTTGATGCTACAAACAATATGCCTGAGATAACAGGCAGGCTCTGTCCTGCGCTATGTGAGTATTCTTGTGTCTTAGGTTTAAATAGTGATGCAATATCTATACGTGATAATGAGCTTTCGATAATAGAGGCTGGATTCAAAGAAGGCCTTATAGCGCCTCATATTATAGAAGATAGAACAAACAAGAATGTAGCTATTATTGGTTCTGGACCTGCTGGCTTATCTTGCGCTGCTCAACTTAATAGAGCAGGTCATAATGTGACTGTTTTTGAACGAGATAATAAGATTGGCGGTATACTTCGTTATGGAATACCAGATTTTAAATTAGAGAAAGAGATATTAGACAGACGTATCAAAATTTGGGAAGAAGAAGGAATTGATTTTAAAGTGAATATAGAGGTTGGCGAAGATTATTCTGCAGAAGAATTATTGGAGGATTTTGATGCTGTCTGTTTAGCTTGCGGCTCTCGTGTGCCTAGAGATCTTAATATAAAAGGTAGAGAGTTAAGAGGAATATACTTTGCTATGGACTATCTTATCCAGGCTAACTATATTGCATCTAAAGAGACCATAGATAAAGATGATTGTATAAATGTTAAAGATAAAAAAGTCGTAGTCATAGGAGGTGGTGATACTGGGGCAGATTGTGTAGGTACCTCTCATAGGAACGGTGCTAAGAGTGTTATCCAAATAGAGGTTATGCCTAAGCCACCAGAATGTCGCGGAGATAATGAACCTTGGCCTTTATATCCTACACTGTTTAAGACTTCAACTAGTCATGAAGAAGGAGGTCAGAGAGAATGGTCTGTGCTGACTAAGAAGTTTTTGGGTAGAGATGGCGCTATCAATAAAATATCTTGTGTAAAAATAGAATTTGAAAAAGAGAGCGAAAATAGCTGCCCATCAATGAGAGAGATACCCGGAAGTGAATTTGAGATAGAGGCAGATATTGTTATACTAGCTATAGGTTTTTTACATACTGAAAAATCTACGTTACTTAGTAAGCTCAGCATTGTATTTGATGAGAGAGGCAATGTTAAAACAGATGATTGCTATATGACTTCGGCTAAAAATATATTCTCTGCAGGCGATATGAGGATAGGACAATCTTTGGTAGCATGGGCTATATCAGAAGGACGTAAGGCAGCTTATTCTATGGATAAGTATTTAATGGGGGACAGTAATCTAGCTGTTATGTAAAGGATTCTTAATATGATAACTACAGGTATAAGAGGTTTAGATCGAATTATTACAGGTTTAAAAGCAGGAGATAATGTAGTCTGGCAGATAGATGATGTTAAAGACTACATGGATATCTTAAAACCATTTGTAGAGAAGGCATTAGAAGATAACAAAAGAGTTGTGTATATTAGATTTGCTTCTCATCAAGAATTAGTTCCAGAGTCAGACAAGGTTAAGCGC encodes:
- a CDS encoding glutamate synthase subunit beta, with protein sequence MGDIRGFLKRGRKDLGCRNVSERVEDFNNVYLPPSKDSSMEQASRCMDCATPFCHWACPLGNYIPEWNDYLFKGNWREALKLLDATNNMPEITGRLCPALCEYSCVLGLNSDAISIRDNELSIIEAGFKEGLIAPHIIEDRTNKNVAIIGSGPAGLSCAAQLNRAGHNVTVFERDNKIGGILRYGIPDFKLEKEILDRRIKIWEEEGIDFKVNIEVGEDYSAEELLEDFDAVCLACGSRVPRDLNIKGRELRGIYFAMDYLIQANYIASKETIDKDDCINVKDKKVVVIGGGDTGADCVGTSHRNGAKSVIQIEVMPKPPECRGDNEPWPLYPTLFKTSTSHEEGGQREWSVLTKKFLGRDGAINKISCVKIEFEKESENSCPSMREIPGSEFEIEADIVILAIGFLHTEKSTLLSKLSIVFDERGNVKTDDCYMTSAKNIFSAGDMRIGQSLVAWAISEGRKAAYSMDKYLMGDSNLAVM